In Acidobacteriota bacterium, one genomic interval encodes:
- a CDS encoding serine/threonine protein kinase, protein MSFLGDGVLRHLREVVDLPDLTGTKYRLLGRLGRGGMGAVHRVEDRELGREAALKVLGVPDDAGELSARLLAEARLIARLEHPNIIPIHDAGTLADGRVFYVMKLVRGTRLDEWMRQPAPRTARLRVFQRICEAVAFAHARGIVHRDLKPENVMIGPFGEALVMDWGVAKILGAPRGLPPPAEGAAPGAASDEEAPTLDARRDAHAPTGHGAVIGTPAYMAPEQARGEIDRIDQRTDVYALGALLYFLLCGRPPFEGESMAAVLRSVAEGPAPTPRAADPGVPRALDAVCAKAMSALPAARYASAEEMSRDVDGYLDGQPIIAYPENALDRVVRFAVKNRALVLLVLAYLVMRVLVLILAGR, encoded by the coding sequence GTGAGCTTCCTCGGCGACGGGGTCCTGCGCCACCTGCGCGAGGTCGTGGATCTCCCCGATCTCACCGGCACGAAGTACCGGCTGCTCGGCCGGCTCGGGAGGGGAGGGATGGGGGCCGTCCACCGCGTCGAGGACCGCGAGCTCGGGCGCGAGGCGGCGCTGAAGGTCCTCGGCGTTCCCGACGACGCCGGCGAGCTGTCGGCCCGGCTCCTCGCCGAGGCGCGGCTGATCGCGCGGCTCGAGCACCCGAACATCATCCCGATCCACGACGCGGGAACGCTCGCGGATGGCCGCGTCTTCTACGTGATGAAGCTCGTGCGCGGGACGCGCCTGGACGAATGGATGCGCCAGCCGGCCCCGCGGACGGCGCGCCTGCGCGTCTTCCAGAGGATCTGCGAGGCGGTGGCGTTCGCGCACGCGCGCGGCATCGTCCACCGCGACCTCAAGCCCGAGAACGTCATGATCGGCCCGTTCGGCGAGGCGCTCGTCATGGACTGGGGCGTCGCCAAGATTCTCGGCGCGCCGCGGGGGCTCCCGCCGCCGGCTGAAGGAGCGGCGCCCGGCGCCGCCTCCGACGAAGAGGCGCCGACTCTCGACGCCAGGCGGGACGCCCACGCGCCGACGGGACACGGCGCCGTCATCGGCACACCCGCGTACATGGCCCCCGAGCAGGCGCGCGGCGAGATCGACCGCATCGACCAGCGCACCGACGTCTACGCGCTCGGCGCCCTGCTCTACTTCCTCCTCTGCGGCCGCCCGCCCTTCGAGGGGGAGTCGATGGCTGCCGTGCTCCGCTCCGTGGCGGAGGGCCCGGCCCCCACCCCGCGCGCGGCCGATCCCGGCGTCCCGCGCGCCCTCGACGCCGTCTGCGCGAAGGCGATGTCCGCCCTTCCCGCCGCCCGCTACGCGAGCGCCGAGGAGATGTCCCGGGACGTCGACGGGTATCTGGACGGTCAGCCGATCATCGCCTATCCCGAGAACGCCCTCGATCGCGTGGTGCGCTTCGCCGTGAAGAACCGGGCGCTCGTCCTC